The DNA region TTTCCTCGCGTAAATGCTTTGGGACTCGGCAGACACAAGTAGTTTGAAAGTTATGGTCTCGAGGCTGCATGCACCTCAGGCAACAAAGCCTTTCATAACCAGGCTGCCATCAAAACAATTATCATGAGAATCTGTAATAGTAGGTAATATGGATTATAGCAATCTTGgtttttcacattttatttgGTGTAGCAATCAGTTACTTCCTCAAACAAAGATTTCCAATATCTAATGTGCACTAACAGAAACAAAGAGGATTTGCATTATCATTGTAGAAAATCCTGAATAAGGGCATACCTTTTTCCACTTTGCGATTAAGTTACGGTCTGCGTAACCCTGATCCAAGCAGAACTCATATAATTCCTTGGAGATTTCCTTCCTCCTGTGATAGAGATCATATATATATCTACTCTTCTGATGGGCTATTTTGAAAATAGGCCACAGGGCCTCACATTTCCTTTTACCATCATGTGGGTCATTCTCAGCTGCCGCATAAAATGACAAGCACGGATGTAAGAAACTAAGAACATAATTTGAGAAGACAGCAAGCAGACACATATATGCACCAATTAACACCCAAGTCACAAGATTAGATTAGAATAATGCAAATGTTCAAATAACATAGATTATTGTCAATAACAATCAAACTATCAAAGAACCTTCTCTCATCTTTGCTTGTAGTTCACGAAGAGTCGGTTCAATCAACTCCCACCCCTCTGGTATCTTTACTCGGTTTGTCTTCACCTTTGGCATGGTTCCTGCAACAAGATCCTGTGGAACAAAACAGAAAAATTACGCTTAGAAGCTAGGAAATCCATAGCTATGTTGGCAATTTGAGCTAATATTCATCATAAAAATGATCAACAAAACAACTTTCCAGTCTATCTCACTTATTCAGCTAGATATCAAATTTGTGGCTTTTTACTAATTTAGCAAACAATCTAAGACCACAGTCATATCTTATTTGTTGAGAAATGGATGAGCAAGACAAAGCTGCAACCATTGAGCTAAATCAGTTATAAAAGTCGGTTACAGCCGTTGGAAAGGAGCTGCAAAAATCAACTAACTCTAAACATGTACATTGAGGAATGAAATAACAGTCACTCAAGCAACTTAAATATTCATCAAGATCTTATATGGATAGATAGAATCTGATCATATGATAATAAGATAGAAAAGGAGAGAAGTCTGTGAGAGTGGAACTCAATCTTGTGTATTGGACTTTTGTTCATCTTCTTATAATCGGTCACCGTTCTTGATCTTGATCATATAGTGCAGTTAGTATTTTGAGTTTGCATTAAACAGATTTCATTCTT from Salvia splendens isolate huo1 chromosome 9, SspV2, whole genome shotgun sequence includes:
- the LOC121749843 gene encoding protein BUD31 homolog 2 → MPKVKTNRVKIPEGWELIEPTLRELQAKMREAENDPHDGKRKCEALWPIFKIAHQKSRYIYDLYHRRKEISKELYEFCLDQGYADRNLIAKWKKPGYERLCCLRCMQPRDHNFQTTCVCRVPKHLREEKVIECVHCGCNGCASGD